A window of the Butyricimonas virosa genome harbors these coding sequences:
- a CDS encoding S9 family peptidase — MRKLLFLFMLICTMQLHGQTVREWMGLPPVPVEFPAFGDMKNVENKTFSQADLLTLSTFNIENLTPAVGEQELQYHSLTWETATVNDNIVISQNKSAVPAIGLYAVYAENTQWMSGKLQFSFYGNAEVYVDGVKKITYTSHKGTEAVNQECTLQWVPGKHSIIVKSLQTKESDKLFSAQFIADPEFKDTPVDFTLSPKRGKNILDVLNGPRIGGIQVSPSGKYLIMAEGEIIKGKSSSMTNVYRIADKEIVYTFYGNNVSNLTWIPGEDKLSYLIKEGTGNSLYTYDIEQQKLEHLFRDDQTISSFSWSPDRSYLIYYKNENYTPKEWELRKLDGIEDRQAYYRNRYFLCKYDLATGIHTRLTWGNQTTSIMDISHDGNQILISTGRPDYNEYPYRKQSVYLLNARTNQIDTLWKGRLVDIQCVFSPDDSKLLIAGAADAFGQIGVKIAKGQIVNGYDTQLYIYDLNSKEVTPITKDFNPAVSNYIWHTDGNIYIVAGDTDYVYLFRYGKDGKITRIECPGDLVQKISLAQNGNTGIYTASDESYPTRVYTLDLATLNAQEWADPQGEQYKNIEFGQVKDWDYNYKKGTTIDGRYYLPANFDPKKKYPMIVYYYGGTTPVERTFGGRWPFNLYAANGYVVYVMQPSGATGFGQEFSARHQNNWGKITADEIIACTKAFLKAHPFVDAQRVGCMGASYGGFTTMYLQTRTDIFACAISHAGISSISSYWGEGYWGYSYSTNASAHAFPWNRKDIYVDQSPLFNADKVKTPMLLLHGTADVNVPTGESIQFYTALKLLGKDVELVLIKNADHAVVDYNQRIIWGNTIMAYFAKYLKGEPAWWENMYKDKNL, encoded by the coding sequence ATGAGAAAACTATTATTTTTATTCATGCTGATCTGTACCATGCAGTTACACGGGCAGACAGTCAGGGAATGGATGGGATTACCTCCCGTCCCGGTAGAGTTTCCGGCTTTCGGGGACATGAAAAACGTGGAAAACAAAACATTTTCCCAAGCAGATTTATTAACTCTTTCCACGTTTAATATCGAGAACTTAACCCCTGCCGTGGGCGAACAAGAACTACAATATCACTCTCTAACTTGGGAAACTGCAACCGTGAATGATAACATTGTTATCTCTCAAAATAAAAGTGCCGTTCCGGCAATTGGATTGTATGCCGTTTACGCGGAAAACACGCAATGGATGAGCGGAAAACTGCAATTTTCATTTTACGGGAATGCCGAAGTTTACGTGGATGGAGTGAAAAAAATCACTTATACAAGCCATAAGGGAACCGAAGCCGTAAACCAAGAATGTACCCTGCAATGGGTTCCGGGAAAACATTCCATCATCGTGAAAAGCTTGCAAACGAAAGAAAGCGACAAACTATTTTCAGCTCAATTTATTGCAGATCCCGAATTCAAGGATACCCCGGTGGATTTTACCTTATCCCCCAAACGCGGGAAAAATATACTGGACGTGCTGAACGGTCCCAGAATCGGAGGAATTCAAGTTTCTCCCAGCGGAAAATACCTGATCATGGCAGAAGGTGAGATTATAAAAGGTAAAAGCAGTTCCATGACGAACGTGTACAGAATTGCCGACAAAGAGATCGTGTACACGTTCTACGGCAACAATGTCAGTAACTTGACTTGGATACCCGGAGAAGACAAGTTATCTTACCTGATAAAAGAAGGAACGGGAAACTCCCTATACACCTACGACATTGAGCAACAAAAATTGGAACACCTGTTTCGGGACGATCAGACGATCAGTTCCTTCTCATGGTCACCGGACCGGAGTTATCTTATCTATTACAAAAATGAAAATTACACCCCGAAAGAATGGGAACTCCGCAAACTCGACGGGATCGAAGATCGACAAGCTTATTATCGCAATCGGTATTTCCTATGCAAATATGATTTGGCAACGGGCATACATACCCGCTTAACTTGGGGTAACCAAACGACTTCCATCATGGACATCAGTCATGATGGTAACCAAATTCTGATCAGTACCGGACGACCGGACTATAACGAATACCCGTACCGGAAACAATCTGTCTATCTGTTGAATGCCCGCACGAACCAAATTGACACGCTTTGGAAAGGCCGTCTGGTTGACATTCAATGTGTCTTTTCTCCCGATGATTCAAAATTATTAATTGCCGGAGCTGCTGACGCTTTCGGACAAATCGGGGTAAAGATTGCTAAAGGACAGATCGTGAACGGATACGACACGCAGCTATACATTTATGACTTAAATTCCAAAGAAGTAACTCCGATTACAAAAGATTTCAATCCCGCTGTCTCCAACTACATCTGGCATACCGACGGGAATATCTATATCGTGGCCGGGGATACCGATTACGTTTACTTATTCCGGTATGGGAAAGACGGGAAAATCACGAGAATAGAATGTCCGGGTGATCTCGTACAAAAGATCAGTTTGGCTCAAAACGGGAATACCGGGATCTACACTGCCTCAGACGAGAGTTACCCGACGCGGGTCTATACCTTGGACTTAGCAACCCTCAATGCTCAGGAATGGGCCGATCCGCAAGGTGAACAATACAAAAATATAGAATTCGGACAAGTAAAAGACTGGGACTACAATTACAAGAAAGGAACCACGATAGACGGACGCTATTATCTTCCGGCAAATTTCGATCCCAAGAAAAAATACCCGATGATCGTGTATTACTACGGGGGAACAACCCCGGTAGAAAGGACTTTCGGAGGAAGATGGCCATTCAATCTATATGCTGCGAATGGATATGTTGTATACGTGATGCAACCCTCTGGTGCGACCGGATTCGGACAAGAATTTTCAGCCCGTCATCAAAACAACTGGGGTAAAATCACGGCAGACGAAATCATTGCCTGCACGAAAGCATTCTTGAAAGCACATCCTTTCGTGGATGCACAACGTGTCGGATGCATGGGAGCCTCTTACGGTGGATTCACAACCATGTACCTGCAAACCCGCACGGACATCTTCGCTTGTGCCATTTCACATGCCGGAATTTCCTCCATTTCCAGTTACTGGGGTGAAGGCTACTGGGGATATAGTTACAGCACGAACGCATCGGCTCATGCTTTCCCGTGGAATCGAAAGGACATCTACGTGGATCAAAGCCCGCTATTCAACGCGGACAAGGTAAAAACCCCCATGCTTTTGTTGCACGGTACGGCCGATGTCAACGTACCCACAGGTGAAAGTATCCAGTTCTACACCGCACTGAAACTCTTGGGCAAAGACGTGGAACTCGTACTGATCAAGAATGCTGATCATGCCGTCGTGGATTACAACCAACGAATCATCTGGGGCAACACCATCATGGCTTATTTTGCCAAATACCTGAAAGGTGAACCCGCCTGGTGGGAAAATATGTACAAAGACAAAAACTTATAA
- a CDS encoding SusC/RagA family TonB-linked outer membrane protein, with product MKKNSNVVGKRRFLFLLFLIFTTQISLNAYSQERKITFSLKNASLKEIISEIRKNSDYDFVYRDVNLESFARQDVAFKDATVGQILTDCLKGTNLGYEINGKTIIIRKKAVSQEEKKSKTITGKVSDEQGNVLPGVTVIIKGTTLGTATGADGEYKLEIPGDSEQVLIFSFVGMKTQEIAVGSKTQLDVKLVEDSETLDDVVVTGIFTKSKESYTGAVTAVSAKELKMYKGQNLLATLRNIDPSINVVMDNALGSNPNVIPEINIRGNSSLPMSVNELNQQASKQLNAPLVIMDGFEITLQKLMDFNDEEIESINILKDASATAIYGSRGANGVIVVTTKAPQAGKLKIYVQGGMNIEMPDLSSYDLLNARDKLELERIVGLYDDEDDVVNDRALKEKYGQLYSEVLKGVNTHWLSQPVQTGIGQKYNLRLEGGNESFRWGTNISYNSVIGAMKGSERNTFSGTVTLSYSVKNVLFKNQTSIDINKGKESKYGTFSDYAKMNPYYRIKDENGEYIKVYTIKGTKQYNPLYNAQLGVIDEDKYTLITNNFSIEWSINHDLRLRAQLGLQKKNSTSDNYLPADHTTFATATDSDSYFRKGKYTYGTGEDINIDANVTLSYSKIFHEKHQLYAGFDYSIAQKKNHFYTFIVEGFPDGKLDFIGNALQYEKNGVPKGTEELSRRVGFTGNVNYIYNNRYFMDLSFRVDASSLFGTKNKFAPFWSAGIGWNVHNEKFMQSQNIVNNLRIRGSYGETGSQQFASYQALSTFQSYTGKRYIIWNGAELMGLGNEKLKWQVTKQLNGGVEVGLFDGRLSASFDIYSKKTSNLLSQMDLPLANGFSSYVDNVGEVKNTGYEAMISGYLMRDTHRNIIWSMTAKLAYTKNEITKLSEAIKRQNELYKSKDVEINQLLYEGYAQNSIWAVPSMGIDPSTGYEIFLDKNGNITDKWNPSDKRYFGVDEPKYRGNISTYFAWRDLSVNLSFAYQWGGQQYNETLLNKVEVTNGEIDKNNVDSRVLKKRWQYIGDVKPYKGYGSVETKATSRFVMDDNVFQFQSASVEYRLHSDFLRDKWKVETISIGANMSDIFYISSIKRERGTSYPFARRLALTLSLMF from the coding sequence ATGAAGAAAAATTCTAATGTCGTCGGGAAGAGGCGGTTTTTATTCCTCCTTTTCTTAATTTTCACCACCCAAATTAGTCTGAATGCGTATTCGCAGGAAAGAAAAATTACGTTTTCGCTGAAAAATGCCTCTTTGAAAGAGATTATCAGTGAGATCCGTAAGAATTCTGATTATGATTTCGTTTATCGTGACGTGAATCTGGAATCATTTGCCCGGCAGGATGTCGCTTTCAAGGATGCAACGGTTGGGCAAATTTTAACGGATTGTCTTAAAGGGACTAATCTCGGTTACGAGATAAATGGTAAGACGATCATTATTCGTAAAAAGGCTGTAAGCCAAGAAGAAAAAAAATCGAAAACAATTACAGGTAAGGTTTCGGATGAGCAAGGAAACGTGTTGCCGGGAGTTACGGTTATCATTAAAGGTACGACCTTGGGAACGGCAACTGGTGCTGACGGAGAGTATAAATTGGAAATACCCGGTGATAGTGAGCAAGTCTTGATCTTCTCTTTCGTCGGGATGAAGACTCAAGAAATTGCCGTCGGTTCGAAGACGCAACTAGACGTGAAGTTAGTCGAAGATTCGGAAACATTGGACGACGTGGTTGTAACTGGTATTTTCACGAAATCCAAGGAAAGTTACACGGGGGCTGTTACGGCCGTTTCTGCCAAAGAGTTGAAGATGTACAAAGGTCAAAATCTGTTAGCCACGTTGCGTAACATCGACCCTTCAATCAATGTCGTGATGGACAATGCTTTGGGAAGTAACCCGAACGTGATACCAGAGATTAATATCCGGGGTAATTCCTCTTTACCCATGAGCGTGAATGAATTAAATCAACAAGCATCCAAACAATTGAATGCTCCGTTAGTAATCATGGATGGATTCGAGATTACTTTGCAGAAGTTAATGGATTTTAATGACGAGGAGATTGAAAGTATCAACATACTGAAAGATGCTTCTGCCACGGCAATTTATGGTTCTCGGGGTGCAAATGGTGTTATTGTTGTTACCACGAAGGCTCCTCAAGCCGGTAAATTGAAAATTTACGTGCAAGGAGGAATGAATATTGAAATGCCTGACCTTTCTTCATACGATTTATTGAATGCCCGTGACAAGCTAGAATTGGAGCGGATTGTCGGACTCTATGATGATGAAGATGATGTCGTTAACGATCGGGCGTTAAAGGAGAAATATGGTCAATTATATTCAGAGGTATTGAAAGGTGTGAACACGCATTGGTTGAGCCAACCAGTACAGACCGGTATTGGTCAGAAATATAATTTGCGTCTAGAGGGTGGAAATGAGTCTTTTCGTTGGGGAACAAATATTTCTTATAATTCTGTTATAGGAGCGATGAAGGGATCCGAGAGAAATACTTTCAGTGGTACGGTAACTTTGTCATATTCCGTGAAGAATGTGCTCTTTAAGAATCAGACTAGTATTGATATAAATAAAGGAAAAGAAAGTAAATATGGAACATTCTCTGATTATGCCAAAATGAATCCGTATTACCGGATAAAAGATGAGAATGGAGAATATATCAAGGTGTACACGATAAAAGGGACAAAACAGTATAACCCGCTTTATAACGCCCAGTTGGGGGTAATCGACGAGGATAAATATACCTTGATCACGAATAATTTTTCTATTGAATGGAGCATTAATCATGATTTGCGTTTACGAGCTCAATTAGGCTTACAAAAGAAAAATAGTACTTCTGATAATTATTTACCTGCCGATCACACGACTTTTGCGACTGCTACAGATAGTGATAGTTATTTTCGCAAAGGAAAGTATACTTACGGAACGGGTGAGGATATTAATATTGATGCAAACGTGACGTTGAGTTATTCAAAGATATTTCATGAAAAACACCAGCTATATGCCGGATTCGATTATTCTATAGCCCAGAAAAAAAATCACTTCTACACGTTTATCGTGGAAGGATTTCCTGATGGTAAATTGGATTTCATTGGTAATGCTTTGCAGTATGAGAAAAATGGGGTACCGAAAGGTACGGAAGAATTGTCTCGTCGGGTTGGTTTTACCGGGAATGTCAATTACATTTATAACAATCGTTATTTCATGGATTTATCTTTCCGTGTGGATGCTTCATCGTTGTTCGGGACAAAAAATAAATTTGCCCCGTTCTGGAGTGCCGGTATCGGGTGGAACGTGCATAACGAGAAGTTCATGCAGAGTCAGAATATCGTGAATAATCTTCGGATTAGAGGATCGTACGGAGAAACCGGATCTCAACAGTTTGCTTCCTATCAGGCGTTGTCAACCTTCCAGAGTTACACGGGAAAACGTTACATTATTTGGAACGGGGCTGAGTTGATGGGATTAGGAAATGAAAAGTTGAAATGGCAGGTTACCAAGCAATTAAATGGTGGTGTTGAAGTTGGACTTTTCGACGGACGCTTGTCGGCATCTTTCGATATTTATAGTAAAAAGACTTCTAATTTGTTGTCTCAAATGGATTTGCCTTTGGCGAACGGATTCAGTTCTTACGTGGATAACGTGGGAGAGGTGAAAAATACGGGCTACGAGGCCATGATTAGCGGGTATTTAATGCGTGATACGCACCGGAATATCATTTGGTCGATGACAGCAAAATTAGCTTACACGAAGAATGAAATTACCAAGCTCTCAGAAGCGATCAAACGGCAGAATGAGCTTTACAAATCAAAAGATGTAGAGATTAATCAGTTATTGTATGAAGGGTATGCACAGAATTCAATTTGGGCTGTTCCTTCCATGGGAATTGATCCGAGTACTGGATATGAAATTTTCTTGGATAAGAATGGGAATATCACGGATAAATGGAATCCATCCGACAAGCGTTATTTTGGCGTTGATGAACCCAAATACAGGGGTAATATCAGTACTTATTTTGCTTGGAGAGATCTTTCCGTGAATCTGTCATTTGCTTATCAATGGGGAGGCCAACAATATAACGAGACCTTGCTTAACAAGGTGGAAGTGACCAATGGTGAAATTGATAAGAATAATGTTGATAGTCGTGTGTTGAAAAAGAGATGGCAGTATATTGGAGACGTGAAACCTTACAAGGGATACGGTTCCGTGGAGACAAAAGCGACTTCCCGTTTCGTGATGGATGATAACGTGTTCCAATTCCAAAGCGCCAGTGTGGAGTATCGGTTACATTCAGATTTCTTGCGTGACAAGTGGAAAGTTGAGACAATCAGTATCGGGGCTAATATGTCGGATATATTCTATATTTCTTCCATCAAGCGTGAGAGAGGAACTTCTTATCCGTTTGCTCGCAGACTGGCTTTAACCCTTTCATTAATGTTTTAA
- a CDS encoding RagB/SusD family nutrient uptake outer membrane protein: MKKVLLYITLFATLSLASCNDWLDVKPETQTDEKDMFETVSGFKNALTACYIKLNSPNLYGLSLTITDIEFMAQHWSYQKSNYRGAEDLKAFKYENDYPKTLISAIYGEMYNTIAQANIILQNMPEHKEVITNEDMRAIVEAEALTIRAFCHMEILRLFGQMPQNASQQVSLPYAKTISTVMIPYYSFNDFTNLILTDLDAAETLFKDHDPLFSYSFQELDNFFDTKNYDVELADEFMGFRRFRFNYYAVKAIRARLYMYMGKKTEAYTAAREIIDAVDKNGKKVLELAGAGDINSSNFALPSECILALSNYEIEDNIRDLFKSDNTSTKIYLTEKQFNNDLFAGQSTAVNNRVQVWDRTPDNQGNVKPLLKKYNQPSSTTNMDMEVLATQKQVIPLIRLSEMYLIAIESAPTQNEANALYIPYMKARNVDASPLQQEQLMTEIIREYRREFFGEGQMFYTYKRLGIKNMLWKTDREVGEQDYVVPLPSTELTAN; the protein is encoded by the coding sequence ATGAAAAAAGTTTTACTATATATCACGTTATTCGCAACTTTATCGCTAGCCTCTTGTAATGATTGGCTGGATGTAAAGCCGGAGACTCAAACCGATGAAAAAGATATGTTCGAGACGGTTTCTGGATTTAAAAATGCCTTGACTGCCTGCTATATTAAATTGAATTCCCCAAATTTATATGGGCTAAGTTTGACGATTACAGATATTGAATTTATGGCTCAACATTGGAGTTACCAGAAGAGTAATTATCGGGGGGCAGAGGATCTCAAGGCTTTCAAATATGAAAACGATTATCCGAAGACATTAATATCCGCAATTTACGGGGAGATGTATAATACAATTGCCCAAGCCAATATTATACTACAGAATATGCCCGAGCATAAGGAGGTGATCACGAACGAGGATATGCGGGCAATTGTAGAGGCAGAGGCATTAACGATTCGGGCATTTTGTCACATGGAAATTTTACGTTTGTTTGGACAAATGCCGCAAAATGCTAGTCAGCAGGTGTCTTTACCGTATGCCAAGACCATATCAACCGTGATGATCCCGTATTATTCATTTAACGATTTCACGAATTTAATTCTTACTGATTTAGATGCAGCCGAAACCCTATTTAAAGATCATGATCCGTTATTTAGTTATTCTTTCCAAGAATTGGATAATTTCTTTGATACGAAAAATTATGATGTTGAATTGGCGGATGAGTTTATGGGATTTAGGCGTTTTCGTTTTAATTATTATGCTGTAAAAGCTATTCGAGCAAGATTATATATGTATATGGGAAAGAAAACAGAGGCATACACTGCAGCAAGGGAAATTATTGATGCCGTCGATAAGAATGGTAAAAAAGTTTTGGAATTGGCGGGAGCAGGTGATATTAATAGTAGTAATTTTGCTTTACCTTCAGAATGTATTTTGGCTTTAAGTAATTACGAGATCGAGGATAATATCAGAGATTTGTTTAAGTCAGATAATACTTCTACCAAAATATATCTTACAGAGAAACAGTTTAATAACGATTTGTTTGCCGGACAATCGACAGCTGTAAATAACCGAGTTCAAGTATGGGATCGTACTCCGGATAATCAAGGGAATGTAAAACCTTTACTAAAAAAATACAATCAACCGTCCTCAACCACGAACATGGATATGGAAGTATTGGCCACGCAGAAACAGGTGATCCCATTGATTCGTTTGTCTGAAATGTACTTGATTGCTATTGAATCTGCTCCCACGCAGAATGAGGCTAATGCCCTTTATATTCCTTACATGAAAGCGAGAAACGTGGATGCGTCTCCTTTACAGCAAGAACAGTTGATGACCGAGATTATCCGGGAATATCGTAGAGAATTCTTTGGTGAAGGACAAATGTTTTATACTTATAAGCGTTTGGGAATAAAGAATATGTTATGGAAAACAGATCGGGAAGTTGGCGAACAAGACTATGTCGTGCCATTACCAAGTACAGAATTAACCGCAAATTAA
- a CDS encoding DUF4843 domain-containing protein, protein MKKMNKYILWLLPVFGLFACEDEMEVYNSPENRLNFIYEPYTMADTVIPRTFVYDVETRVFDTVWLEVETMGYVEDHERSFALEQVKKGEGEQAVAGKHYIAFDDPLVADYYKIPAGKNTLRFPIILKRDPSLKQQEVTLCVQIGHNENFIPGYEKYQKKIIRVADILMQPKYWNFYASYYFAGKYGKVKHQFMIDATADLGIKMNDDFFYSLVGDPNSVDMGMTDYWFYFFTRKLAAENEARVARGEEPLREVPEPGETEGALVRFTRYEM, encoded by the coding sequence ATGAAAAAGATGAATAAATATATTTTATGGTTATTGCCGGTTTTCGGATTATTCGCATGTGAAGATGAGATGGAGGTGTATAATTCACCGGAGAATCGTTTGAATTTTATATATGAGCCGTACACGATGGCCGATACAGTAATCCCTCGTACATTTGTTTACGATGTTGAAACCCGGGTGTTCGATACCGTTTGGTTGGAAGTTGAAACGATGGGGTATGTTGAAGATCATGAGCGTTCGTTTGCGTTGGAACAAGTGAAGAAAGGAGAGGGAGAACAAGCCGTGGCAGGAAAGCATTATATAGCTTTTGATGATCCGCTTGTTGCCGATTATTATAAGATTCCTGCAGGGAAAAATACCTTACGTTTTCCGATAATATTAAAACGTGATCCTTCATTAAAACAACAAGAGGTGACGCTATGTGTTCAGATCGGTCACAATGAAAACTTTATTCCCGGATACGAGAAATATCAGAAGAAAATCATTCGGGTGGCAGATATATTGATGCAACCGAAATATTGGAATTTTTATGCATCGTATTATTTCGCAGGAAAATATGGTAAAGTGAAACATCAGTTTATGATTGATGCTACAGCAGATTTAGGCATCAAGATGAATGATGACTTTTTCTATTCGTTGGTTGGTGATCCGAATAGCGTTGACATGGGAATGACTGATTATTGGTTCTATTTTTTCACTCGGAAGTTGGCTGCTGAAAATGAGGCTAGAGTTGCCAGAGGTGAAGAACCCCTTCGAGAGGTACCGGAACCAGGGGAAACGGAAGGTGCATTAGTTAGATTTACCCGATATGAAATGTAA
- a CDS encoding FecR family protein — MLSKEEHIARLIFLHIQGMTDNAQEKELNEWRSVSPRHEELFQRMLSSEYVEKSISRFVKTEEEKERGWRQLQQKARSGRSVRKIKWFPYAAAIVLILSVGGVFYFFGDKKQAEILPVAKYEVQLPGSRAVLILPDGRKVDLENEVLRSDLAQSDSLLLISTRSLKYRDIDSPDTTEVFHTLEIPRGGEYLLTLSDGTMIYLNSESTLSFPVKFQGKERKVYLTGEAYFKVAKNTEHPFVVTAGELEVLVTGTTFGVRAYKDEKDIQTTLESGQVTVRVEGKSVKLVPNKQVLFNKLTMGMEVRDVDVDLYLAWADGRLVYDNCPLEKILTDLGRWYNIDVFYSRDELRSYQFSLNMKKHEEFIQVLELIGKTGEVQFEVKDNTVIVR, encoded by the coding sequence ATGTTAAGCAAAGAAGAACATATAGCCCGGTTGATTTTCCTGCATATACAGGGAATGACGGACAATGCGCAGGAGAAAGAACTGAACGAATGGAGATCGGTTTCCCCGAGGCATGAAGAACTTTTTCAACGAATGTTGTCAAGCGAATACGTGGAAAAAAGTATTTCCCGTTTCGTGAAAACGGAAGAAGAGAAGGAGAGAGGATGGCGGCAACTCCAACAGAAAGCACGATCCGGTCGATCTGTTCGGAAGATAAAATGGTTCCCGTATGCAGCTGCTATTGTGTTAATATTAAGCGTGGGAGGTGTTTTTTATTTTTTCGGGGATAAAAAACAAGCCGAAATACTTCCGGTAGCCAAGTATGAGGTGCAACTTCCCGGTTCCCGGGCTGTTTTGATTTTACCCGATGGGCGTAAAGTTGATCTGGAAAACGAGGTGTTACGTTCTGATCTGGCCCAGAGTGACAGTTTATTATTGATTAGCACCAGATCTTTAAAATACAGAGATATTGATTCTCCTGACACTACGGAAGTTTTTCACACGCTGGAGATTCCACGGGGTGGAGAATATTTACTTACGCTATCAGATGGTACGATGATCTATTTAAATTCAGAATCAACGTTAAGCTTTCCCGTGAAATTTCAGGGTAAGGAGCGTAAGGTGTATTTAACCGGTGAAGCCTATTTCAAAGTGGCGAAAAATACGGAACATCCTTTTGTCGTGACAGCCGGAGAATTGGAAGTGCTGGTTACCGGAACTACTTTCGGTGTTCGGGCATATAAAGACGAAAAGGATATACAAACCACATTGGAAAGTGGGCAAGTAACGGTAAGGGTGGAAGGTAAAAGTGTGAAACTTGTTCCGAATAAACAAGTGTTGTTTAATAAATTAACGATGGGGATGGAAGTTCGGGACGTGGATGTTGATTTATATTTGGCATGGGCAGACGGACGTTTGGTGTATGATAATTGCCCATTGGAGAAAATTCTGACCGACTTGGGGCGGTGGTATAACATTGATGTATTTTACAGTCGGGATGAATTGCGTTCATACCAATTTTCTTTGAATATGAAAAAACACGAAGAGTTTATCCAAGTATTAGAATTGATTGGTAAAACTGGGGAAGTACAATTTGAAGTAAAAGATAATACGGTTATTGTAAGATAA
- a CDS encoding PKD-like family lipoprotein: MKKKIYNILSVCLFVLLVSACYDDKGNYDYHEISTINTEGLEKSYTKTSFQDVLHLEPTVTATGGESDFEYLWTLNLTKGSGTTSNKIEIVLDTIGTNQVLDFPVNIKQGFYDLTFRVTNKSNKLEMYQVMSLSVVTKFSEGFYLLKDMGNSTDVDLHASDNSLVDNIFLKMDGEHMPDAPVSLGLDPGYCFVDETTADHVITKALTVCTEKDVRISNIEDMSTIYTHSTMFLGGEAPEEKPYYVWRNAYGVGYTSDKGVYFSTQASLWDLLGTGKFGFPAMVNDDEETKPNRNGVFASSCFYYLDELKGRFLFLDYNGSLHTYNDLDENNEEKPNKPNGITHHLKFFGKNYMDKKSTGYALFEDGNIAGKHYIYQLVLGIDPSNPIEKVTEVATSSKLNGANLFAVNELTAKVMYFVNDNQLYMYDLIQNTEELLRPTDMTTGEEITYISNRYWSGSDNADKNFDYLVFATHKDGKYKVYLYEILGGKPYGKPVRVLEGEGKVVKMHYVDPSMSMVSYDYFPNSF, translated from the coding sequence ATGAAAAAGAAAATATACAATATATTATCAGTTTGTTTGTTCGTATTACTTGTTTCTGCATGTTATGATGACAAGGGAAACTATGATTATCATGAAATCAGTACGATTAATACTGAAGGATTGGAAAAGAGTTACACGAAAACATCTTTTCAGGATGTTCTTCATCTGGAGCCAACCGTTACGGCAACGGGAGGGGAGAGTGATTTTGAATATCTATGGACGTTGAACCTGACGAAAGGGTCGGGTACGACTTCTAATAAAATAGAAATAGTACTGGATACGATCGGAACTAATCAGGTATTAGATTTTCCGGTAAATATTAAACAAGGGTTTTATGATTTGACATTTCGGGTAACGAATAAGAGCAATAAGCTAGAAATGTATCAAGTGATGTCGTTGAGCGTGGTAACTAAATTTTCAGAAGGTTTCTACTTGTTGAAAGATATGGGAAATTCAACAGACGTGGATTTACATGCTTCTGATAACAGTTTAGTGGATAATATTTTCTTGAAAATGGATGGGGAACATATGCCTGATGCGCCGGTTAGCTTAGGGTTAGATCCCGGATATTGTTTCGTTGATGAAACTACAGCTGACCACGTGATCACGAAGGCTTTAACTGTTTGCACGGAGAAGGATGTCCGGATTTCTAATATTGAGGATATGAGTACAATCTATACTCATAGTACTATGTTTCTTGGTGGCGAGGCTCCCGAAGAAAAACCGTATTATGTGTGGCGAAATGCGTATGGAGTCGGATATACTTCTGATAAGGGAGTTTACTTTTCCACACAAGCATCTCTTTGGGATTTGTTAGGAACGGGAAAATTTGGATTCCCCGCTATGGTAAATGATGACGAAGAAACAAAGCCCAACCGGAATGGCGTGTTCGCAAGTTCTTGTTTTTATTATTTAGACGAATTGAAAGGACGTTTTTTGTTTTTGGATTATAATGGTAGCTTGCATACTTATAATGATTTAGACGAGAATAATGAAGAAAAGCCGAACAAACCTAATGGTATAACTCACCATCTGAAATTCTTTGGAAAGAATTATATGGATAAAAAGAGTACGGGGTATGCTTTGTTTGAAGATGGGAATATCGCTGGTAAACATTATATTTACCAGTTGGTGTTAGGAATAGATCCTTCAAACCCGATTGAAAAGGTAACGGAAGTTGCAACTTCGTCTAAATTGAACGGGGCGAATCTGTTTGCAGTGAATGAGCTAACAGCTAAAGTGATGTATTTTGTAAACGATAATCAATTGTACATGTATGATCTGATACAGAATACGGAAGAGTTACTTCGTCCGACGGATATGACTACGGGAGAAGAGATTACTTATATTAGTAATCGTTACTGGTCAGGTTCTGATAATGCAGATAAAAACTTTGATTATTTGGTATTTGCTACCCATAAGGATGGAAAATATAAAGTGTATTTATACGAGATTCTTGGGGGAAAGCCTTATGGCAAGCCGGTGCGTGTGTTGGAAGGAGAGGGTAAAGTGGTAAAGATGCATTATGTAGACCCGTCCATGTCCATGGTTAGTTACGATTATTTTCCTAATTCTTTTTAA